In the Candidatus Bathyarchaeia archaeon genome, ATCCGAGCGGTCACCGGTGGTTGTCACGGCAACAAGGTCTGAGGCAACGATGGCATTGATGGAGCTGTACTGCATGCCGGGGCTTGTGTCAAAGACGATGTAGTCAAATTGTTTTTCGTTAAAGAGGGCGCTTCGCAGATGCAACAGGCGACCCAAGGCTCTCATTTCCCATTTGCGATCTTTGGCGGACATGTCACGAATGGCTTCGGTGGCGGGGTTTGCTAACCCAACGTTGAGGGTGCCTTTTCCTGGAACACGGGTGCTGATATCAACAAGGACTTTGTTTATGTCGCAAGTGTTGTTTAGGTAATCGTTAAACCAGTTTTCAGTGCTTGAAATTTTGAGTATGGCGAAAAGACTTGGTGCTCGAAAGTCCAAGTCAAAGAGGCAAACGTTCTTGCCTAGTTTAGCAAATGTAGCGGCAAGATTCACAGAAAGTAAGGTTTTGCCTGTTCCACCTTTGTATGAGTGTACCGCGATAATTTTTCCCATTCTTATTCCCCGCCAGTTTCCCGTTCCGCATAGAAATAAGCTTTTCTGCCAGTGCGTTCCTTTTTCAGGTAACCCATCAAAACAAGCTGGTTAAGATAAGCACTTTCCACGGCTCGGGCTCGGGAGGTTTGCTGGGCAATTTCGTCAGCTGTTGCTCGACCTGACCGGCAAACGGTCATGGCAGTTTTCCGAAGATGGTCAGGCATAGAAAGCAAAGTCATAACATCTAATGGCGTATCTTCAATGGGTTGAGAAACACCAGTACGGTCATGCTTCTGTAGCTCAATCATGACTTCCATTTTTTCATTCAACCGCTCTAAATTCTCGCGTATCTTCTCCAAAATCGCCACAGGCTTTTTTCCTAAACCCATATCTTTACTCAATGACATCCCACTTTGATTGCGTGCCCTTGTACTACAGTAGAACATAATTGTTTATTAAGTGTTACGATACAGAAATATGAATTTGTGACTTGTTTGTTTTTGCTCAAAAGAAGCGGGTACAGTCAATACTGCCACAAACGGGCATACAGACAGTTGAATGTTAAAATCAGGTAGTAAGGAGAGGGTGGTTTAGTAGGGGATGGGTGTTTGGCTTCGGGCTTCTTCAACGATGGGCAACACTTGTTTGAGTTCGCGGAAGTACTTCAGCACGGTTATGCCTCGTTGTGTGACTGCGAAGACGACTCTGCGTTTGCCGATGGTTCGTTCTTCAACCAGACCTTGTTTGATGAGGAAGTCGAGGTATTCTTTAAGGACGCTACAGTTGACGTTAGCTTTATACATGATGTGCGTCAGCTTCAGTGGTCCTCTGTGCGCTAGCACCTTAAGAATGTCGATGTACATTTCCAGTTTACTGCGTCTCATGATTAACTCCAACTCCGATTTCATATATAGCGTTTATGTATTGAAAAT is a window encoding:
- a CDS encoding AAA family ATPase, with the protein product MGKIIAVHSYKGGTGKTLLSVNLAATFAKLGKNVCLFDLDFRAPSLFAILKISSTENWFNDYLNNTCDINKVLVDISTRVPGKGTLNVGLANPATEAIRDMSAKDRKWEMRALGRLLHLRSALFNEKQFDYIVFDTSPGMQYSSINAIVASDLVAVTTTGDRSDVDGTSRMLKELYNLFEKKTGIVLNKVLDYNSKNRRDELYDRVKNIYKVPLLGIVPCFCDILRAEGNFIFAQDKPDHPFSVLLTEMAKKIDANEVN
- a CDS encoding transcriptional regulator — protein: MSKDMGLGKKPVAILEKIRENLERLNEKMEVMIELQKHDRTGVSQPIEDTPLDVMTLLSMPDHLRKTAMTVCRSGRATADEIAQQTSRARAVESAYLNQLVLMGYLKKERTGRKAYFYAERETGGE
- a CDS encoding winged helix-turn-helix domain-containing protein; amino-acid sequence: MRRSKLEMYIDILKVLAHRGPLKLTHIMYKANVNCSVLKEYLDFLIKQGLVEERTIGKRRVVFAVTQRGITVLKYFRELKQVLPIVEEARSQTPIPY